The DNA segment agcccacatctttggaggcatcctcaaaggttgtgaggtctgttggaaactaggcaagtggagtttatatatctgtccactctcggcttatactggagtcaatgttttcccagggttttttttggtggtaaaattaggtgccttggcttatatttgggtcggcttatactcaagtatatatggtaactggtatctatttttatttctgaaatttaccactctcagcttatacttgagtacatacggtaactggtatctatttttatttctgaaatttaccactcttggcttatactcgagtatatacggtaactggtatctatttttatttctgaaatttaccactctcggcttatactcgagtatatacggtaactggtatctatttttatttctgaaatttaccactctcggcttatactcgagtatatacggtaactggtatctagttttatttctgaaatttaccactctcggcttatacttgagtctatACGATAACTTTAATTTTATATCCCGCTTCCGTCTCCCCGAAGGCACTTGGGACGGCTTGAacggggtatcaaactgcattaatttgcaaGTGTAGACGCACCCACCGATAACCAGAGCGTGGTTGGCAGTGGTTTTTCCGGTCTTTCTTCCTCGCCTTCCCATTTCGATGTGGACGCAAAGCTTCCCGCAGCAAGGAGAGCAAACAACCCACATTATGAATTATCGATGCCTTAATGGCGGAGTTGCACCACTCCTTTGCAAACTTGGCAACCCTGAACTATATGCTAAGCTTTGGAAAGAAGCTgagccaaaataaaataaaataagacacaACCACCAGCCAGAAGATCTTTCCTTTGTTTATGCCATTGGCACATTGTCTTTTAGTGAAAAAATACTTTGgcagaaaatacatcatacagaaCCCTGGGCGGGACACGGCACAGTCCACAAAAGGCCCGTTTCTCTCTGttttgggtcaaccctcccaaaaatgACAGCAATCAATCAATAGAGTTCCCCATCCTCTTAAATCCCACGAGCACCCACGTTCTCAGCCTCACCAGGCCGTCTGGGTCCACGGGCGGCAGAGGATCCTCCGGAAGGCCTTGCGGAAGTCCTGGTTGAAGATGGTGTAGATGACCGGGTTCAAGGAGCTGTTGCAGTAGCCGATCCAGAAGAAGAACTTGAAGGTGACGTCCGGGATGGGGCAGCGCCTGGCCGAGCACACGGCCCGCAGGCtgtagaggaagaagaaggggaaccAGCAGACCACAAAGACCCCCATCACCACCGCCAAGACGAAGGTGAAGCGCTTCTCCCGGTTCAGGTGGGTCTTCCGCTTCCAAGGGTTGGCGCTCAGGGTCTTCACCCTCCGCACCAGCAGCACCTCGCCCTTGGCCGTGGCCAAGGTCTCCATGCCCGGCCAGGGTTTCTTCCCCAACTGAGACTGGGAAGGACTGGGTGATCTGGTCTTCTTCTCTTCCTGGCTCACAAAGGGATGGTCATCTTCTTGGATGGTCACCTGGTGCCCGTTGGGTTCTCCTTCCCTTTCCATCCTCAACTGATGCCCATTGGGTTCTCGTTCTTCTCCCATCCTCAACTGATGCCCATTGGGTTCTCGTTCTTCTCCCATCCTCAACTGATGCCCATTGGGTTCTCGTTCTTCTCCCATCCTCAACTGATGCCCATTGGGTTCTCGTTCTTCTCCCATCCTCAAATGATGCCCATTGGGTTCTCCTTGCTTCTTCAACTGGTGCCCATCTGGTTCTCCTTCTCCTTGCAACCTCAAATGATACCCATTGGGTTCTCCTTGCTTCTTCAACTGGTGCCCACCTGGTTCTCCTTCTCCTTGCATCCTCAAATGATGTCCATTGGGTTCATCTCGCATGGTTATCTGATGCCCATTGGGTTCTCCATCTCCTTGCACCTTCAAATGATGGTCATCTGGTTCTCCTCGTTTCATCCTCAAATTATATCCATTGGGTTCGTTTCGCATGGTCACCTCATGCCCAATGGGTTCTCCTTCTCCTTGCATCCTCAAATGATGTCCCTTGGGTTTGTCTCTCATGGTCACCTCATGCCCAATGGGTTCTCGTTCTTCTCCCATCCTCAACTGATGCTCAATGGGTTCTTGTTCTTCTCCTACCCTCAAATTATGCCCAATAGGTTCTTCTCGCATGGTCACCTGATGCCCATCATGTTCTTCTTCTCGCAGACTCAACTGATGCCCCTTGTGCTCTTCTCTCATCCTCAAATGTTGCCCGTCAGGTTCTCCTTCTCCTCGCATTATCAACTGATGGCCGTTGGGTCCTTCTCGCACCCCCAAATGATGCCCGTTGGGTTCTCGTTCTTCTCGCACAGTCACTTGGTGCCCGTTGGGTTCTCCTTCTCCCGCCAACGGTTTGGGTGAGCTTGTGATTTGGATCCGGGGCAGCTTTTTCCCCGCCTTGGCCTTCTTCGGTGCGGCCCCTTTCCGGCTCCGTCGCTTGGCGATGAAGTAGATCCGGACGTAGACCAGGATCATGATGAGGCAGGGCGCGAAGAAGGAGCAGgtgctggaggagaggatgtACCAGGGCTGTTCGTTGAGCTCGCAGCGCTTGGCGTCCTCCTGGGCCTCGCTGGGGTTGGTGTTGAAGACCAAGGGCGGGAGGGAGATCAAGGCCGCCAGGAGCCAGACCACGAGGATGGTGCACTTGATCCTCCGTGGCGTCCGCTTGGAGTTGTACTCGATGGCTTGGCTGACGGACCAGTAACGGTCCAGGCTGATGGCGCAGAGGTGGACGATGGAGGCCGTGCAGAAGAGGACGTCCAGCGCCAGGTAGGCCTTGCACCAGACCTTGTCGAAGTACCAGTAGCCCATCAACTCGTTGGCCAAGGAGAAGGGGATGATGAGCGTGGCCACCAAGATGTCCGCGGCCGCCAAGGAGACCAAGAAGAGGTTCTGAGGAGCTTTCAAGGAGCGGCTGGTCAGCACGGCGATGATGACCAGGACGTTGCCGAAGATGGTGAAGAGGATGAGGAAGGTGGTGACGGCAGCGATGGCGGCCGTGGCTTGGACGTTGTAGCCGTCGTGGCCACCCATCACGGCCAGGGTCATCTTGGAGAAGGCAAGTCCAACCAAGACGGTCCACGGTCTCAGCTTTGCAAGGTCTTCATTTCGACTTGGctcagagaaggagagagaagcccAACATGTGGTGTCCAAACGTCAAGAAAAGATGCTTCAATTCGGAGGTCAAGGAGAGAGAAGTTGGAGCACAACATACATTTGAAGTCCAAACATCAGGAAAAGATACTCCAATGGATATTTTGAAGTCAAGGAGAAAAAACTTGGTGTACAATACCCAACATTTGGTGTCCAAACGTCAAGAAAAAATGCTTTGGAGATCAAGTAGACAGACGTTGGAGCTCAACACACAACATTTGGGGTCCAAACATCAGGAAAATAGGCTCCAATCGCTATTTCGAAGTCAAGAAGAAAGAACTTGGTTTACAATATCCAACATTTGGTGTCCAAACGTCAAGAAAAGATACTTCGTAGACTAATTCAGAGGTCAAGGAGAGAGAAGTTGGAGCACAACATACATTTGAAGTCCaaacatcaggggaaaaaaatGCTCTGATGGCTATTTCAAAGTCAAGGATAAAGAACTTAGGATACAATACCCAACATTTGGTGTCCAAACGTCGAGAAAAGATGCTCTGATGGCTATTTTGAAGTCAAGGAGAGAGAACTTGGGATACAATACCCAACATTTGGTGTCCAAACGTCAAGAGAAGATGCTTTCGAGATCAAAGAGAGCGAAGTTGGAGCAGAACACACAACATTTGAGGTCCAAACATCAGGAAAAGATGCTCTGATGGCTATTTCAAAGTCAAGGAGAAAGAACTTGGGATACAATACCCAACATTTGGTGTCCAAAGATGCTTCATAGACTAATCCGGAGGTCAAGGAGAGAGAAGTTGGAGCACAACATACATTTGAAGTCCAAACATCAGAAAAAGATGCTCTGATGGCTATTTCGAAGTCAAGGAGAGAGAAGTTGGGATACCATACCCAACGTTTGGTGTCCAAACGTCAAGAAAAGATGCTCTGATGGCTATTTCgaagtcaaagaaaaagaacttCAGATACAATACCCAACATTTGGTGTCCAAAGATGCTTTGTAGACTAATCCGGAGGTCAAGGAGAGACAAGTTGAAGCACAACATACATTTGAGGTCCAAACATCAGGAAAATAGGCTCCGATGGCTATTTCGAAGTCACG comes from the Anolis carolinensis isolate JA03-04 unplaced genomic scaffold, rAnoCar3.1.pri scaffold_8, whole genome shotgun sequence genome and includes:
- the adra2b gene encoding alpha-2B adrenergic receptor — translated: MTLAVMGGHDGYNVQATAAIAAVTTFLILFTIFGNVLVIIAVLTSRSLKAPQNLFLVSLAAADILVATLIIPFSLANELMGYWYFDKVWCKAYLALDVLFCTASIVHLCAISLDRYWSVSQAIEYNSKRTPRRIKCTILVVWLLAALISLPPLVFNTNPSEAQEDAKRCELNEQPWYILSSSTCSFFAPCLIMILVYVRIYFIAKRRSRKGAAPKKAKAGKKLPRIQITSSPKPLAGEGEPNGHQVTVREEREPNGHHLGVREGPNGHQLIMRGEGEPDGQHLRMREEHKGHQLSLREEEHDGHQVTMREEPIGHNLRVGEEQEPIEHQLRMGEEREPIGHEVTMRDKPKGHHLRMQGEGEPIGHEVTMRNEPNGYNLRMKRGEPDDHHLKVQGDGEPNGHQITMRDEPNGHHLRMQGEGEPGGHQLKKQGEPNGYHLRLQGEGEPDGHQLKKQGEPNGHHLRMGEEREPNGHQLRMGEEREPNGHQLRMGEEREPNGHQLRMGEEREPNGHQLRMEREGEPNGHQVTIQEDDHPFVSQEEKKTRSPSPSQSQLGKKPWPGMETLATAKGEVLLVRRVKTLSANPWKRKTHLNREKRFTFVLAVVMGVFVVCWFPFFFLYSLRAVCSARRCPIPDVTFKFFFWIGYCNSSLNPVIYTIFNQDFRKAFRRILCRPWTQTAW